Within Vicia villosa cultivar HV-30 ecotype Madison, WI linkage group LG1, Vvil1.0, whole genome shotgun sequence, the genomic segment TACGCACAATATGTTTATCTTCCTACTAAGTTCATTTTCTCACTTTGGGACGTCGTTTATTTTTCCTTCCAACTCAGTAAGTAACTGCTTAATTGTTGACTTTGGCGAACTTCTTCATTTATAATAGGCGTCTTATTTTTCCTCGCAACCTTATATAACTAGCCTAGCACATTAGCGTATCTAATGGAATAAAAGCTTTACTTGATCAATCAAAACAAGGCACGCCATATGCTTTTCTCATTGTGAATCTCATGCTCTCTAACATATCGGAAACGAGATTTAGTTACTATTTCTATCATATAATCTTTATCGGTAACAAGTTTATAACTACTTTTACGTTGACTGCTGCTCTATTATTTCTATGCATGGAATTGTTGAAAACTTCATCTGCTTTATGGGAAGATTCATGAATTAATGAACATTAAATGATTAACTTGTTGTTTATGTTATACAAATACGACAATATGAACCAACATTATTGAGCTtctttagttaatttattttgtagGAATGCACGAGTTGCTCGCTCCTTTGCTTTATGTTCTCCAAGTTGATGTGGAGCACCTTTTGGAAGTTCGAAAACTTTATGAAGATCACTTCACAGACAGATTTGATGATCTCCTTTGCCAAGAGAATGATCTTTCTTACagctttgattttaaaaaatcttCAGACCTGACGAATGATGAAATTGACTCCCACGGAAAAGGAATGAAAATCAAGAGTCTTGACGAGCTTGATCCTAAGATACAGACCATTGTATTGCTAAGTGACGCTTATGAAGCTGAAGGTGAACTGGGCATTGTTTTATCTGAGAAATTCATTGAGCATGATGCTTACTGCATGTTTGAAGCCTTAATGGATGGTGCTCACGGTTCAGTTGCAATGGCCGAGTTTTTCTCTTATTCCCCTGTTCCTGGATCCCATACTGGTTTGCCACCTGTAATTGAAGCTTCCACTGCATTGTATCATTTGTTGTCTCATGTGGATTCATCTCTGTATAGCCATCTTGTTGATCTCCGGGTTGAACCACAGTACTTTGCTCTCCGCTGGTTGAGAGTTTTATTTGGACGAGAATTTTCACTTTACAACCTCTTGATCATCTGGGATGAAGTCTTTTTATCAGACAATAGTAAAATAGAAAAACTCGCGGAGGACAATGTAGACAATGGTTTAAGTATCTTTCACTCATGTCGTGGAGCATTTATCTCAGCTATTGCTGTGGCAATGTTACTTCATATAAGATCTTCGCTACTTGCGACTGAAAATCCTACGATTTGTCTCCAGAGATTATTAAGCTTCCCTGAGAACACAAACATTCAAAAACTAATAGAGAAGGCTAAATCCTTGCAGACTCTTGCATTAAGTCCTGAAATTGCATCCTCGACTCCTGTACTTGTAGAGTATCACAACAACGGTAAATCAGTAATTGCAAGATCTGTTTCCATTCCAATTGAATCAGGTTCACCAAAAACTCCTAAGAATTTTCAACCTGATAATAGCTACTGGGAAGAAAAGTGGCGAGTTGTCCACAGTGCTGAAGAACTTAAACAAGATGGAGTAGAAAGGCAGGTTCCATCTCAGAAGAAGAGATGGACAGAAAAGGTAAAGTTAAGTTTGAAAAGAACAGAATccgaaccatcttcatcaactacTAAGAGTGGTAAAGGGGAATCTAAGACATCTGCTAAACGGAGTTTATTAAAAGATCTTTCCAAGGAACTTCGGTTAGAAGAAGAAGATACAGAAAAACTCGACAGTCATGAAATCTTATGCCAGCAGGATAATCATTCAGTAGCAGTTGAAGTAGAGAAACAAGATGATACCTCTACTTACGGTGCTGACGATAGACTTCCAAGTAAAAACACTGGCAGGGAGGAACACTCATTTAGCCCAGCCAGTCCTCCTAATGAGATCAAAGATCATGAAAATAAAACTGTCTCACCGAAAAGTAATGTTGGGTCTAATTTATCCATTGATGTTATTAGTGAAATTTTAAATAGTAGTCCCGTTGATTCGCCTCTTCCAATCTCCGATCATCCTGAGAATAACCTATCTCCGGCGCCAGGGCGCAATAATGATTCCACAGGAAATTCGGCCACACTTTCTAGGGATATAAAACTGAATAAATTCCAGTGGCTTTGGAAGTTTGGTCGTAAGAACATCGAGTTAGTGTCCGAGAAAAGAGGGCGTGCTTCTGAGCCTGTAAAGCCGACCAACAATTGTAATAATCAAAGTACCACAGTACCCTCGTCTATAGCGTGTGAGAATTGCAGCTCTGTTAACTTAAAAGGAGATTCTCCTGACCAAAATGTGATGGGAACTTTGAGGAATATTGGGCAGTCCATGCTTGAGCATATTCAGGTAAGGTTCTCTCTGACTGCCACTAAAATTTAATGACAACTTAGTGAGTTAACTGAAAATACAATTTGAGGATTGAAACGTCAGAAAAGTTATCTTAAGGACTATATTTTTGTTTAACAGGTGATTGAGTCTGCTTTCCAACAAGAGTGTGGTCAGGGAGATTCATTGGATAATAATAATACATCTAAAGATGATCTGGTTGGCAAAGGGCAGGTTACCGCCATGTCGGCTCTCAAGGAGCTGCGCAAAATTAGCAACCTTTTGTCTGAAATGTGAGACAAACCTTATGTTTACCTGTATATATTATGTATATTTTTTGTAACGTGTAATTACGATTCTTTAGTGGTGATAATGATGCCAGTGTAGTCTGCTATACTTCTGCAATTCACGAATATCAAGTTTTGCAGATGTTTAGAGGGATTGTTATGTAAATACATGTATTTATGTGAAATGAAATGACATAAATTATGATGATTTATCACTAGCCATGTAGTATTAATGATCTTGATGACCTTCAAGGATTTGGATTTTATATGAAAACTACTAATAGAGTAATATCCTTTATATTAATTTGAGGTATTTAGAGAATACCTAACTTATGGACATTTGGTGCATATTGGGGTTGATAGCGAAAATATGATATCATCTTCAACGGATTTTAGATAGATTATGATATCATTTTATTGAGATGATTGGAGAATGTGAGAGCTACCACTAGCTCAGAATCATAAGGggaagtattttcatcaaagggaagaaattttaattactaatatatttaattcaaaatatgaaTGGGGAGAGGAGATAGGAGACTTTAACTACAAATATGTTTGATTTATAAGAAAGGaaaatcttttaaaattaatcacttttttatacatgtaattttataatattagtcATAGTCATGATATTTACCGTTCATAATTCGAATACAAAttcattattaaaatataatattcaaataGAGAATATTATGTAAAAACATAaccataaaaatatataattttaaaaaatttaaacataacatcaaattttaaaaacaagataaaacaaattcaaacacATTTAACGAATAATAAAAAGAAGGTATAAAAGTGCAACAAAAAATACGAGAAAGATAACATTTGTCTAaaatagaaattttttttttaatattttaaaattatatttagacttaaataaataaataaggatAAATCTTAAATATAATATAAGATTTTCACAATGACAATGACAATTTAAGATTTCTTTAGAAGGAAAGTTAAGTTTTGTTGGCATTTATTTATCATTCTTGACTAATCTTGACCACAACATCCCTTGATCCTTGATCTATAAGACACCAATGGTTTTAAGATTGCTTTAGAAGGAAAGTTCAATTTTGTTAGTATTTATTTAACATTCTTAGACTAATCTTGACCAAAATATCCCTTGATCttttatatcttttatatatatatatatatatatatatatatatatatatatatatatatatatatatatatatatatatatatatatatatatatatatatatatatatatatatatatataggagtgtAAATGGATATTCACGCAGATAAATACTATGATATCTCTATGTGTTCTGTTGGGTAAATATGGTATACATATCTGTCTCATATTCGTGTGGGCATGCACTAAACGGGTAATCCGTAAATTTTAAGTTGCTCGCAAATATTTACAGATATTCAtagataatattttttaaaataaatatattttgaaaaaaatatttttaatttcttttaaagatacaaaaaaattttatttctaacaTTAATACAATTCAATCTCAACTTAACAACACGATTTTATCAcattaatttatttcatttttaacaaaaaaaatttgtGATTGTGAGTTATGGTGAAAGAGCGGACGATAAAAAAGTAGAAACGAAGACATTGGTTGGACAAAGGAAAGACCGTACTAGTTGGTTGGACGATGGTCAGGAaaattgaagaaacttaaatatgaAATAGTCAAACATAATTTGTATATATTGTGaaaaaagatcaaagaaaattttaaaaagaaacaaagaaatataaggttaatttttttaacaatatttaaataatttttataatttattaaaggGTACGAATATCCGCAGGTACGAAAATTATTAAACCGCGTCTGtatctattaaaaaatgaatatttaaatattcatttattttatccaTGAATATCAATTAAGCTATATGTCTCGTATTCGTGATGGATTTTATCCGCTGATACACGTTTTTTTTATCATCCTAGATATATAATTCACTAAATGGTTTGTACCCTAAATTGCAGGTAAAGTTCAATGACATTTAGTTTAACTTTATCATGTTTCTAAACATTTGTTGTTAGTGACAATATGGAAGTGTTGCAAATGTAACTTACAACACAAACAAACAGTCATAACTTAGCCATCATGACTAGTTgattaattatgattttatagCCTTATAAATAACTCTCTCATGTACTTATATacaatttatttcaaaaatatccCTCTCTCATAATTGTCTTGGATTTTATCTCTTGATTTCTCAA encodes:
- the LOC131628729 gene encoding uncharacterized protein LOC131628729, whose protein sequence is MPPAVLHPPLSKSSSVHSLSSEAIFYEPAPESRQFDDLRGLQWRINLGVLPSSSSSSSTFIDDLRRATANSRRRYASLRGRLLVDPHIKMDGTSSPNLVMDNPLSQNPNSTWGRFFHNAEMERMVDQDLSRLYPEHGNYFQTKGCQGILRRILLLWCLRHPEYGYRQGMHELLAPLLYVLQVDVEHLLEVRKLYEDHFTDRFDDLLCQENDLSYSFDFKKSSDLTNDEIDSHGKGMKIKSLDELDPKIQTIVLLSDAYEAEGELGIVLSEKFIEHDAYCMFEALMDGAHGSVAMAEFFSYSPVPGSHTGLPPVIEASTALYHLLSHVDSSLYSHLVDLRVEPQYFALRWLRVLFGREFSLYNLLIIWDEVFLSDNSKIEKLAEDNVDNGLSIFHSCRGAFISAIAVAMLLHIRSSLLATENPTICLQRLLSFPENTNIQKLIEKAKSLQTLALSPEIASSTPVLVEYHNNGKSVIARSVSIPIESGSPKTPKNFQPDNSYWEEKWRVVHSAEELKQDGVERQVPSQKKRWTEKVKLSLKRTESEPSSSTTKSGKGESKTSAKRSLLKDLSKELRLEEEDTEKLDSHEILCQQDNHSVAVEVEKQDDTSTYGADDRLPSKNTGREEHSFSPASPPNEIKDHENKTVSPKSNVGSNLSIDVISEILNSSPVDSPLPISDHPENNLSPAPGRNNDSTGNSATLSRDIKLNKFQWLWKFGRKNIELVSEKRGRASEPVKPTNNCNNQSTTVPSSIACENCSSVNLKGDSPDQNVMGTLRNIGQSMLEHIQVIESAFQQECGQGDSLDNNNTSKDDLVGKGQVTAMSALKELRKISNLLSEM